Proteins encoded by one window of Brevibacterium atlanticum:
- a CDS encoding purine-nucleoside phosphorylase, which yields MTDLSDPTAAARAAATTINSAAGIDSHDIALVLGSGWGGAADLLGETISEVPAAEVPGFHAPAVEGHGAMLRTVRIEASGKHALVLGSRTHYYEGKGVRAVAHGVRTAAAAGCSSLVLTNGCGGLNRNWAAGTPVLISDHINLTGTSPIEGANFVDLTDLYSPRMRAIAKAIDPTLDDGVYAQFRGPHYETPAEVRMAGILGADLVGMSTTLEAIAARQAGLELMGISLVTNLAAGIQETPLSHAEVIEAGAAAAPRISRLLADIVAKL from the coding sequence ATGACTGACTTAAGCGATCCTACCGCCGCCGCCCGTGCCGCGGCCACGACCATCAACTCTGCGGCGGGCATCGACTCCCATGACATCGCCCTCGTCCTCGGCTCCGGTTGGGGCGGCGCGGCCGACCTGCTCGGCGAGACGATCAGCGAGGTTCCCGCAGCCGAGGTCCCCGGCTTCCACGCCCCCGCCGTCGAAGGGCACGGGGCGATGCTGCGGACCGTGCGAATCGAAGCCAGCGGCAAGCATGCGCTCGTGCTGGGATCGCGCACCCACTACTACGAGGGCAAGGGTGTGCGTGCCGTGGCCCACGGTGTGCGCACCGCCGCCGCGGCAGGCTGTTCTTCGCTCGTGCTCACCAACGGCTGCGGCGGGCTGAACCGGAATTGGGCCGCCGGCACCCCGGTGCTCATCTCCGATCACATCAACCTCACCGGCACTTCGCCGATCGAGGGCGCGAACTTCGTCGACCTCACCGATCTCTACTCCCCGCGGATGCGCGCGATCGCCAAGGCGATCGACCCGACCCTCGACGACGGCGTCTACGCGCAGTTCCGCGGTCCTCACTATGAGACGCCCGCCGAGGTGCGCATGGCGGGCATCCTCGGCGCCGACCTCGTGGGTATGTCGACGACGCTCGAGGCCATCGCCGCCCGTCAGGCCGGGCTCGAACTCATGGGCATCTCCCTGGTGACGAACCTCGCCGCAGGCATCCAGGAGACCCCGCTCTCCCACGCCGAGGTCATCGAGGCCGGAGCCGCCGCGGCCCCGCGGATCTCCCGCCTGCTCGCCGACATCGTCGCGAAGCTCTGA
- a CDS encoding GNAT family N-acetyltransferase, giving the protein MPIRELSDGDDLRLNEVFADATTPAGHMARSLFRPSSDSPLIRSVIAEVVPEVPVGAAAIAESPLHPHRAWVHVEVAAEEQGHGQGRELFEAVCAETRGTALEGLDLRTRVQAGSPGEGFAQALGFTPLTTTRVIRVPAGALPPAGGGRAEDLEIVATGSVKLTKAFLAWYTAVNRDDAVGPLTIGQVNSAFLSEAAGAHGAALLGGAAGPAEAGGLSAFAVSYAREADETAGTVPSAGEPGAGPGAGQPGAGQGEGQAVVDQAPEEPPTELILGSMFEAREDADPDDENFAAAVADAELLLARLSVDADVVIEVTSGMPVISALADRLLEAGTATELYRYETLTGPPADLS; this is encoded by the coding sequence ATGCCCATTCGAGAGCTCAGCGACGGTGACGATCTGCGCTTGAACGAGGTGTTCGCCGACGCGACCACCCCGGCCGGGCACATGGCCAGGTCACTGTTCCGTCCTTCCTCGGATTCGCCGCTCATCCGCTCCGTCATCGCCGAGGTGGTCCCCGAGGTTCCCGTCGGAGCCGCCGCGATCGCCGAATCCCCCCTTCACCCCCACCGAGCCTGGGTGCACGTCGAGGTCGCCGCTGAGGAGCAGGGCCACGGTCAGGGACGCGAGCTCTTCGAGGCTGTGTGCGCCGAAACCCGTGGCACTGCGCTCGAAGGTCTCGACCTGCGGACCAGGGTGCAGGCGGGCAGCCCGGGGGAGGGCTTCGCCCAGGCGCTCGGGTTCACCCCGCTGACGACGACCCGTGTCATCCGGGTGCCCGCCGGTGCCCTGCCTCCGGCCGGGGGCGGCCGTGCCGAGGATCTCGAGATCGTGGCGACCGGTTCGGTGAAGCTGACGAAGGCGTTCCTCGCCTGGTACACCGCCGTGAACCGTGACGATGCCGTCGGCCCGCTGACGATCGGACAGGTGAATAGCGCCTTCCTCTCCGAGGCGGCCGGTGCCCATGGTGCGGCCCTGCTCGGTGGGGCTGCCGGGCCCGCCGAGGCGGGTGGGCTGAGCGCCTTCGCCGTGTCCTATGCCCGGGAGGCCGATGAGACCGCCGGAACCGTGCCGTCGGCCGGTGAACCCGGTGCCGGGCCGGGGGCAGGCCAGCCGGGTGCTGGTCAGGGCGAGGGCCAGGCCGTCGTCGATCAGGCCCCGGAGGAGCCCCCGACCGAACTCATCCTCGGCTCGATGTTCGAGGCCCGTGAGGACGCGGACCCCGACGACGAGAACTTCGCTGCGGCCGTCGCCGATGCCGAACTGCTCCTGGCTCGGCTGTCGGTCGATGCCGACGTCGTCATCGAGGTCACGAGCGGAATGCCCGTGATCTCGGCACTCGCCGACCGACTGCTCGAGGCGGGGACGGCCACCGAACTCTACCGTTATGAGACTCTCACGGGACCACCTGCCGATCTGAGCTGA